The Curtobacterium sp. MCSS17_015 genomic sequence CGGCTGGATCGAGTTCTCCCCGGACGGCTCCGACGACCCGGACCTGGCCGCGGGCCTCGACATCGAGGATCGCGAGCTGTGGGAGCAGGCGAACCCAGCTCTCGGCATCCGAATGAAGCCGGAAGCGATCGAGGACGAGCTCAACCGCCTCGGCCGCGACTCCTTCCTCCGCGAACGCCTGTCCGTCTGGCCGAACCGCCGTCCGGACGCCGCCGTCCGCCTCTCCGAACTGAACCTCAGCGCGTGGAGGGACTCAGCGACGCCGGCCGCGTCCGTCGCGGGCGAACAGGCGGTCATCGCAGTCGCCCTGGGCCGCGGAGGCGGCTTCGGCACCGTCGCCGCAGCGTCTCGCTTCGACGACGACCAGATCGCCGTCGAGCACAAGAAGACCGACCGGCAGACCCGGTGGATCGCCCCGTTCGTGCGGGACCTGAAGGCGGAACTCGGCGACGCGCTCGTCGTGCTCGACCCGAAGAACGCCGCGGCCATCATCAACGACCTCGACAAGCTCGGTGTGAAGTACCTGCCGATGAACATGAACGAGATCGCGGGCGCGCACGGCGGCTTCATCGAGGACGTCAACGCCGGACTCGTGCCGCACCGCGACCAGGCCGAGGTGACCGCGTCGCTCGAGCTCGCGACGACCCGGTCGATCGGGAACGCCGGCATGACGTGGGAACCGTCGGACCCGACGAAGCCCATTACCCATGCGCAGGCCGTCACCTGGGCGCACTGGGGCGTGAAAAAGCGCGAAGCGGCACCGCCGCGGAAACCAGCCGTCGTGCGCGGCTACGCCTAGGAGGTACGCATGCCGCTCAACGCGACCGACCTCGGGACCCTGATCTCCGAGTTCTGGCAGTCAGCCCGAAACGAGTGGACGCGGCTCACGACGCTGCAGAAGAAGATGGAGGGAAAGCTCCTCCGCACGTGGATGCCGGACAGCGCCGACCTCGAGTACAAGGACCTGTTCCGGAAGGCGTCGAGCCCCTGGCCGTTGTTCGCTCGGAACTCGATCGCGCAGGGCTGCCGTATCGAGGGCTACAGCGACTCGATCGTCTGGCGGAACGCGTGGCAGGCGTCCGGCATGGACGGCCGGCAGGTCGAGCTGAACCGCGACGCGATCGGGCTCGGCTACTCGTACCTCGCGTCCCTTCCCCACGCGTCGCCGAACCGCGTCGTCATGCGTCCCATGTCGTCGCTCGTCACCTTCGCGGCGTTCGAGGACCCGTACGACGAGAGCCCGAAGCACGTCCTGCACCTCGTGTCCGGGTCGCTGAGCAAGCCGCGCACGCAGCGGTGGATGTTCATCGACTCCGAGGGCGTGTACCGCTTCGAGGGCGCTGCCCGCACCCCGGAGCGTCTCACCTTCGACGCACACGGGCTGACCCACTGTCCGGTCGCTCGCATCGAGAACACCCTCCCGGTGCTTGGGTCCCCGAAGTCGTCCATCGAGGACGCGCTCCCCGTGTACCAGCGCATCGTCGACGCGACGTTCACGCTGCAGATGGTGCAGCGGTACGGGGCGTTCCCCCAGAAGTGGATGGCTGGCGGCGAGATCGCCACCGACGCGAACGGTGTCCCGCAGGTCCGCTCGAGCGTTGACGGGCTGCTGCACGCGTCCGGCGCGTCCGGAGAGACGGCCCGCTTCGGCACGTTCACCGCGGCGGATCTCCCCGGCGTCGTCACGGCGCTGAACAAGCACATCCAGGACTTCTCCGCGCTCGTGCAGGTGCCCCCGCACTCCTTGCTCGTCCCGATGTCGAATATCAGCGGCGACACCATCACCGCGTCGGAGTCCGGCTACAAGCGCAACATCCGCGACCGGCAGACGGCGCTTGGTGAGGGCTACGAGCTCGCCATGCGGAACGCCGGCGCGCTCCTCGGCGTCGCGGACGAGACCCTGCTCGACGCGGAGATGGCGTGGGCCGACGAGTCGACCAGGTCGCTGGACCAGGTCGCCGACGCCGTCGTGAAGCTCGCCTCGGTCGACGCGCCCCTCGAACTGCTCTTCGGCCTCGTGCCCGGGTGGTCACGTGTGGACGCCCTCGACGCAGCAGACGAGGTCACCCGCCGTCGCGCCGCGGTCGCCGCGGGCGCGTCCCGGCCGGCGCTGCCGCCGGCACCCCAGAACCCACCCGCGTAGCGGGGACGCAGGCACGGCACCTGCTTGAACTGCCGGTACATCGACGGATCTACGGAGGAACCATGTTCGACCCCTTCAACCTCTCGACCGCCATGCTGCGGCCACGTCTCCGGTTCACAGGTGACGGCGGCGACGGCGGTGGCGGCGGGAACGAGTCCACCGGCGGAGACGGCGGCGGTCAGTACACGCCGCCCGCGACGCAGGAGGACCTCAACCGCATCATCGAGTCCCGTCTGGCGCGCGAGCGCGAGAAGTTCAAGGACTACGACGACCTCAAGGCGGCGAAGGGGAAGTACGACGAGCACCTCGAGTCTCAGAAGACCGAGCAGCAGAAGGCGGTCGAGGCCGCCCGTGTTGAGGCCAGCGGCGAGGTCACGCAGCAGTTCCTGTCGAAGCTCGTGAACACCGAGGTCAAGGCGATCGCCGCGACCCTCGGCTTCAACGACCCGACGGACGCGCTGCAGATCATCGGCTCCGACCTCCCGGTGAAGGACAACGAGCCCGACACCGACGAGATCAAGAAGCGCGTCGAGAAGCTCGCGACCGACAAGGCGTACCTCGTCGGCGGCACCCGGCAGCGGCAGGAGCCACGTCGAGAACGCCGAGGTGAGCCGGTCGACGACGACAAGCGCAAGGGCGGCAAGAGCAAGGCGGCGGCCGCGCTCCGGCAGCTCGGCGCTGCACGTCGCGGTTCCTGACACCCACCCCCGCATCCCGCCGTACCGGCGACCCACAGAAGGAGTCATCTGCTCATGGCAGACATCACCCGCGACGACGTCGCGACCCTCATCCAGGAGGAGTACTCGAACGTTCTCCTCGAGACCGCGTCGGCGGAGTCCGCGGCCCTCGCGAGCTTCCGCAACGTGCCCCTCGGCACGAAGATCACGAACGCGCCGGTCCTGGCGACGCTCCCCGAGGCCTACTGGGTCTCGGAGTCCGCGACCGACGACTCGGGCGTCAAGCCGACCTCGAAGGCGACCTGGGGCAACAAGCAGTTCGTCGTCGAGGAGATCGCCGTCATCGTGCCCGTGCACGAGGACACGATCGAGGACGCCACCGAGGACATGCTCAACAACATCACCGTGCTCGGCGGCACGGCGATCGGCAAGAAGCTCGACCAGGCGGTGTTCTTCGGCAAGCAGAAGCCGGCCACCTGGACGAGCCTCGACCTGCTCGCCGCCGCCACGGCCGCCGGGAACATCTTCCAGGTGTCGGCGACGCCGGGACCAAACGACCTCGCGGGGTCGATCTACCAGGCCGCCGGTGCCGTCGCGGACTCGGGTGCCGACCCGTCGGCGATCATCTCCGCGAACGGCCTCCGCTTCCGCCTCGCGAACCTCCGCGGCGCGGACGGCGCGGCGATCTACCAGCAGACCCTCGGCGCTGGCGGCGCGACGCAGAACAACATCGCCGGCCTCGACGCCCAGTTCGCGAAGAACGGCTCGTGGGACAACGCGAAGGCCACCGCGATCGTCGCGGACGGCAGCCGGGTCCTCATGGGCGTCCGGCAGGACATCACGGTCAAGTTCCTCGACCAGGCCACCATCGGCACGGGCGAGAACCAGATCAACCTCGCGGAGCGCGACATGGTGGCCCTCCGCTTCAAGGCCCGGTACGCCTACGTGCTCGGCAACACCGTCAACGCCACCGGCACGGCCTCCGAGCCCGTCGGTGCCGTCGTCCCGGCCGCGGCCTGAGAGGGGACGTCATGACGACGAACCTGACGCACCCCAAGGGGCAGACGGTCACCGTGCCGGACGAAGCCGCCGCCTACTACCTCGAGAAGGGGTGGTCGGTCGCCGGCGCGGAGACGCCGCACGAGCGCGACGTCGTCGAGATTCCGGAAGGGGTCCCGGAGGAGTCGTGGAAGGGCGACCAGCTCGACGCCTACGCCGAGCGCGAGGGCATCGACCTCGGCTCCGCCTCGAAGAAGGCCGACAAGGTCGCCGTGATCGTCACGGCCCTGCAGGAGAAGGAGGCCGCTGATGGAGCTGACACCGGAAACGGTACGGAAGTTCCTGACCCCGAAGCAGGCAGCTGACCCCAGGGTCGACGCCTGGTGTCCGGTCCTCGCAGCGCTCCTCACGGCGCGATACGGGGACCGGATCACCGACAAGGTCGCCCCCGTGTTCACCTCCACCGCAGCTGACGCCATCGGCCGGCGCATCGACAAGCCACAGAGCATGATCGACCGCCAGTCCGTCGGCGCCGCCTCGGTGCAGTGGAACACCCGCTCCGCGATCGCCTCCTGGCTGCTCCCCGAAGAGGTGCAGCAGCTCGACGACCTCGTCGGCATCGGCGGCGTCCGCACCGTCCGCATGCCGGCACCGGACCAGGTGCGGTACGGCAACCTCGTCGACCCCGAGTGGGCAGGCACCATCACGGAGGACTGATGACGTTCGCGCACGGCACCTCCGTCCAGCGGCTCCGGGCGGGCCTCACGATCGACCCGTACTCCCACAAGGAGACGCGGTCAGACTGGGCCCACCCGGAGCCGCCGCTCGACATCCCCGGCGCGTTCGTCGCCTCCGCGTCCTCCGTGGGCGTCGCCGACACGAACCGCCAACAGGTCATCACGACCAAGTCCCTCTACTGCGAGCCCGGCCTCGACGTGCAGCTCGGCGACCGCATCGTCTCCGGCCCTCACACGTACACGGTCGAGTCGCTGCCGGAGGCGGACGTCAACCCGTTCACCGGGTGGCAGCCAGTGCAGGAGATCCCGCTGCGGGAGGTGCTCGGATGACGACGAAGTTCAACGACGCGTTCCTCGACCAGCTCGGCAGCAGCCCGGAGGTCGTCGCGATCCTCGAGAGCACCGCCGAGAAGATCGCCGCTCGCGCGCGCGGCACCGCGGAGGTCGACACCGGCGCGTACCGGGACGGCATCATCGTCCGCACCCGGCAGGCCGCGCACCGGACCGTGGTCGAGGTCGCGGCGACGGACGAGAAGTCGATGTTGATCGAGTCCTTCACCGGCAACCTCGCCCGCGCCGCCGGGTCGGTGAGCCGTGGGTAGCGCCGTCATCCACGACGACCTCGAGCTGTACCTCACCGAGCGGCTGCGCGCCGATCTCGCCGCCCGGCCGGAGCCGTACTGCCAGGGGTTCACCGTCTCGAACAAGTGGCCAGACCCGGTCGAGTCCCGCCCGGACCGGCTGCTCGTCATCCGCGACGACAGCGGCCCCAGCACCTCGTTCATCACCGCCGACCGGTCGGTCGGCTTCACCCTGCTCCTGCCCGACGAGCAGGACGCGAACGCGGCGGCCCGCATGGTGCTCGCCCTCGCCACCCAGGTCCCCGGCCTCGAACCCGGCAACCCCGTCGCGATCGTCCGCTCGACGAACGGCCCGTACGCCGTCACCGAGCAGGCACCCGGCTTCCGCCGCTACCTGACCGTCACCTACGGCGTCGCAGGCCGCGCCCTCTGACCCAGCACCCCCACCTACCCCCGGAGCCGACGCTGCGGGGGTCTTCCACGTACGAAGGAGCAGCCCCATGTCCGCAGACCAGTACGGGAACGACGTCACCGCCGTCGGCATCCCCGTCACCGGCTTCGCCGGCTACGCCCCGAAGGGCACCATCAAGCCGACCCCGGCCGAGGGCGGCGCCGCCGACTTCACCCTCCCGGCCGCGTTCAAGAAGCTCGGCCTCCTCACCGAGGACGGCGGCTTCGAGTGGACGCTCGAGCCCGACGGCGACCCGATCATGTTCTGGCAGGACGGCTACTCAATCCCGTCCGGGCTCGCGAACGCCGAGTGCGTCGCGAAGCTCGCGCAGTACGACGACATCGTGCGGCAGGTCTCGTGGGGCAAGGTCCCGGACGAGAACGGCTACATCACGATCGACGCCGGCGGCCACGCGCTCGAATTCGTGCTGTTCACCGAGGAGATCTTCAAGAACGGCGTCATCCGCCGCCGCGTCGCCGACATCTCCGTCTCCGGCGCGAAGGTCGACAAGTCCGAGCGCGGCACCGTCAACGGCACCGAGCTCACCTTCAAGGCGAAGCGCTCCGCGGACCTCAACAACGAGCACATCGGTGAGTGGCTGACCCCCGCCGCTGCCGCCGTCGCGTCCTGACCGGCCGCGTCTGACCTGTGGGGGCCGAGCAGTGGATGCCTCGGCCCTCACAGCCCCACCCTTCCCGCATCCACACCCCGCATCCACGAGGAGCATCCACATGTCCGACCCCACCACGCCCCCGACCGACGAGCAGACGCCGGAAGCGATCCAGGCAGCGACCGAGGCGAACAGCGGCCCGTTCGCCGTCGAGCGCCCGGCGACGCCGTACCAGGAGTACCGCTCCGAGGTCCCCGCCGCCCTCGCGAAGGCGAACGAGCCCGCACCCGTGCCCGCCCCGGTCGCTGTGCCGTCCGGTCCGACGCCGGGCAAGAAGCCCGAGTTCCTCGTCGTCGAGAACAGCCTGAAGTGCCAGACCGAGGAGGGCGAGATCTCGCTCGATCTCCGCCTGCCGATCCCGCAGCTCGAGAAGTTCATGACGGCGCAGGAACTCGAGCCGATGAAGATCCCGCGGTTCGTCCTCGACGAGCTCCTGCCCGAGCCCACCTCGCAGCGGCTCCTGTCCCTCGCCGACGGCGCGCAGGCGTACAAGATCGTCATGCGCTGGGCGCAGGAGGTGGGCGCGCGACTCGGGGCCAGCCTGGGGGAATCGCCCAGCTCTACCGACTCGTCGGAGAGCACCGGTCAGCCCTCCGAGCCGACTTCCGCACCCGCTACGGCCTGAGCCTCGACGAGATCGGTCGCAGCGTCTCCTATCCGGAGGCGATCGACCTCGTCGCTGAGTTGCGCCGCGACTTCGGCTCGCATCTCACCGCCGCGCTGAACGACTGGCAGTTCGCGGTGTCGTACGGGGAGCTGATGACGGCGCTGCAGACGCAGTCGGTCCTCAACGTGAACCGCGACGAGAAGGAACACCCGGACCCGATCCGGCTGCCGATGCCGTGGCCCGAGGGCACCGGGAAGCACGCCGACGTCACACCCGAGGAACGCGCCGCGCTGCGCGCCCAGCTTCTGCGACGGTCCGCCTTCGCATCGTAGGAACGGAGGCCGCCGTTGAGTGAGGTAGCAGAGGCAACAGTCCCGGTCTTCCCCACCTTCGTCGGCTTCCGTTCCGCCGTCGTCAGCGAAGCCGACTCCGCGGCCGACAGCGCCGGCACGAAGTTCGGCTCCCGCTTCGGGAAGGGCATCCTCGGCGCAGCGAAGGGCGTCGCGGTCGGCGTCGGCGCGGCCATCGCGACCGCCGGTGGCGCCGCTGCGGTCGGGATCGGCGGGATCTTCAAGAAGGGCCTCGACCGTGCCCTGAACATCCAGGACGCGAAGCAGCAGCTCGACGGCCTCGGGCACTCGGCGAAGTCCGTCGAGACGATCATGACGAACGCCCTCGCCTCGGTGAAGGGCACCGCGTTCGGCCTCGACACCGCGGCGACGCTCGCGGCGACCGTCGTGGCCGCCGGCATCAAGCCCGGCCAGGAGCTCGAGCGGACCCTGAAGCTGACGGCCGACGCGGCGACGATCGCGAAGACCGGCCTCGGCGAGATGGGCGACATCATCGGCAAGGTCGCCTCCTCCGGGAAGCTGTCCACCGACGTCCTGAACCAGTTCTCCCAGCGCGGTGTGCCGCTGCTGCAGTTCGTCGCGAAGGAGTACGGCGTCACCGCCGAAGAGGCCTCCGAGATGGTCTCGAAGGGGAAGGTCGACTTCGCCGGCTTCCAGAAGGCCCTCGAGGCTGGCGTCGGTGGCGCTGCACTGTCGTCCGGGGCGACCGCCCGCGGCGCGTTCAAGAACATCGGGGCCGCCTTCGGCCGCCTCGGCGCGATGTTCGCCCAGCCCGCCGTGAACGCCGCACCGCGACTGTTCCAGTCCACGGCTGGGGCGATCGACCGGGCTGCGGCAGCGCTCACCCCCTACGCGGACGCGTTCGCGGCGAAGCTCGAGCCCGCACTCGAGGCTGTGTCGGCGAAGCTCGACAGCATCGACTTCGGCGCGGCCGTCGAGAAGGCAGCAGTCTTCGTTCGCGGCGTCGTCGCGGTCATCCGCACCGGGGTCGCCGGCGACGGGTTCTCGTTCGACCTGACCAGGGCGTTCGGCCTCGACAAGGCACCGGTGATCTTCCGGCTCGCCTCCGGTGTTCGTGACGCCGTGCTCGGCGTCGTCGACGTCGTGAAGATCCTCGCCGGGGACACGTCGGACGCGACCGCGATCGACCTCTCCAAGCGGTTCGGCCTGAACGCTGCCCCGACGATCTACGCCCTCGCGACGAAGGTGCACGACGCCGTCTCGACGCTGTTCACCGGGCTGAAGACGGGCGAGTTCTCCGGCGTTGGCGAGGACCTCGGCAAGGTGGCGACCGCCGCCCGGCCGCTGTTCCCGCTGTTCGTCGAGGTCGGTGCCGGCCTCGGCCGGATTTCCGGGTCCATCGGTGGGCTGATCGCGTCCGGGCTGCCCGTCGTCGGGCAGCTCCTGAACGGCTTCGCGCAGGTCCTCGACTTCCTCGGCGACCATCCCGCGGTGCTCGCTACCGCCATCGTGGCCCTCGCTGCCGCGTTCGGGGTGTTCAAGACCGGGCAGCTCGCGGCGAACACGGCGTCGGCGGCGAGCGTCGCCCTCGCGCCCCTGCAGATCGCCGCGGACCTCGCCCGCACCCGGGCGCTCGTCGCGAACACCAACGCCATGCTCGCCAACCGCACCGCCACGGTTGCAACGAGCGGCGCCACCGCAGCATCGACGCTCACCCGCCTGCCGGCGACCGCGTCGATCCTCGCGAACACGGCCAGCCTCGTCGCGAACCGCATCGCGATGACCGCGGCGGCCGTGTTCCAGCGGACCCTCGCCGCCGCGCAGGCCGTCGCGACCGCCGCGCAGTGGGCGTTCAACGTCGCCCTGTCGGCGAACCCGATCGGCATCGTCGTCCTCGCCATCGGCGCGCTCGTCGCTGGCCTGGTCTGGTTCTTCACCCAGACGAAGGTCGGGCAAGCGGCCTGGGCGGCGTTCACGACGTTCCTCTCCGAGGCGTGGACGAACATCGTCAACACCGCGAAGGTGACGTGGACGCTGCTCGTCGGGTTCTTCTCCGGTCTGTGGGCGAACCTGACGTCGTTCTTCTCGACGTGGGGTCCGACGATCCTCGCCGTGGTCGCTCCGTTCATCGGGGTGCCGCTGCTGATCGCGCAGAACTGGGACCGGATCAAGGCGTTCTTCGCCGGACTCTGGGCCGACGTGACGGCGCGATTCTCGGCAGGCGTCTCGGCGGCGCTCGAGTTCGTCCGCAGCATGCCGGGCAAGGCCCTCGCCGCCCTCGGCCGCGTCGGCTCGATCTTGCGCGACTCGGGACGGGCGTTGATCGGCGGCTTCATCGACGGCATCCGCGACATGATCGGCAAGGCCGGTGAGGTCGCGGGCTCGGTGCTGAAGAAGGTGCAGAACTTCTTCCCGCACTCGCCAGCACCGGAGGGCCCGTTCTCCGGGTCCGGGTGGCGAGCGGTCCGCACGTCGGGCCGGGCGCTGATGGACCAGTTCAACGGCGGGATCTCCGACTCCGA encodes the following:
- a CDS encoding phage major capsid protein, encoding MADITRDDVATLIQEEYSNVLLETASAESAALASFRNVPLGTKITNAPVLATLPEAYWVSESATDDSGVKPTSKATWGNKQFVVEEIAVIVPVHEDTIEDATEDMLNNITVLGGTAIGKKLDQAVFFGKQKPATWTSLDLLAAATAAGNIFQVSATPGPNDLAGSIYQAAGAVADSGADPSAIISANGLRFRLANLRGADGAAIYQQTLGAGGATQNNIAGLDAQFAKNGSWDNAKATAIVADGSRVLMGVRQDITVKFLDQATIGTGENQINLAERDMVALRFKARYAYVLGNTVNATGTASEPVGAVVPAAA
- a CDS encoding HK97 gp10 family phage protein, with translation MTTKFNDAFLDQLGSSPEVVAILESTAEKIAARARGTAEVDTGAYRDGIIVRTRQAAHRTVVEVAATDEKSMLIESFTGNLARAAGSVSRG
- a CDS encoding tape measure protein; its protein translation is MSEVAEATVPVFPTFVGFRSAVVSEADSAADSAGTKFGSRFGKGILGAAKGVAVGVGAAIATAGGAAAVGIGGIFKKGLDRALNIQDAKQQLDGLGHSAKSVETIMTNALASVKGTAFGLDTAATLAATVVAAGIKPGQELERTLKLTADAATIAKTGLGEMGDIIGKVASSGKLSTDVLNQFSQRGVPLLQFVAKEYGVTAEEASEMVSKGKVDFAGFQKALEAGVGGAALSSGATARGAFKNIGAAFGRLGAMFAQPAVNAAPRLFQSTAGAIDRAAAALTPYADAFAAKLEPALEAVSAKLDSIDFGAAVEKAAVFVRGVVAVIRTGVAGDGFSFDLTRAFGLDKAPVIFRLASGVRDAVLGVVDVVKILAGDTSDATAIDLSKRFGLNAAPTIYALATKVHDAVSTLFTGLKTGEFSGVGEDLGKVATAARPLFPLFVEVGAGLGRISGSIGGLIASGLPVVGQLLNGFAQVLDFLGDHPAVLATAIVALAAAFGVFKTGQLAANTASAASVALAPLQIAADLARTRALVANTNAMLANRTATVATSGATAASTLTRLPATASILANTASLVANRIAMTAAAVFQRTLAAAQAVATAAQWAFNVALSANPIGIVVLAIGALVAGLVWFFTQTKVGQAAWAAFTTFLSEAWTNIVNTAKVTWTLLVGFFSGLWANLTSFFSTWGPTILAVVAPFIGVPLLIAQNWDRIKAFFAGLWADVTARFSAGVSAALEFVRSMPGKALAALGRVGSILRDSGRALIGGFIDGIRDMIGKAGEVAGSVLKKVQNFFPHSPAPEGPFSGSGWRAVRTSGRALMDQFNGGISDSDVALFQDVSTGITGRRFGSGTTVPGGRTAADGPRVQVDVHTSPGMSEQTVGRVAGDAVNFELRRG
- a CDS encoding phage portal protein, translating into MPLNATDLGTLISEFWQSARNEWTRLTTLQKKMEGKLLRTWMPDSADLEYKDLFRKASSPWPLFARNSIAQGCRIEGYSDSIVWRNAWQASGMDGRQVELNRDAIGLGYSYLASLPHASPNRVVMRPMSSLVTFAAFEDPYDESPKHVLHLVSGSLSKPRTQRWMFIDSEGVYRFEGAARTPERLTFDAHGLTHCPVARIENTLPVLGSPKSSIEDALPVYQRIVDATFTLQMVQRYGAFPQKWMAGGEIATDANGVPQVRSSVDGLLHASGASGETARFGTFTAADLPGVVTALNKHIQDFSALVQVPPHSLLVPMSNISGDTITASESGYKRNIRDRQTALGEGYELAMRNAGALLGVADETLLDAEMAWADESTRSLDQVADAVVKLASVDAPLELLFGLVPGWSRVDALDAADEVTRRRAAVAAGASRPALPPAPQNPPA